In one window of uncultured Acetobacteroides sp. DNA:
- a CDS encoding energy transducer TonB: MQNLTATLRIRRLELAASAYGLLFSLTRNRRFFDRKIKTGILLLSLLGLAASAEGQATGHPTKKAKRSKAATAKKDTASSDEAVFCYAVEMMPAYKGGTDSLFAFLARNTRYPQSGIENKKEGTVYVQFTIDSLGRVVNPRILKGIDPDFDAEALRVVRLMPPWIPGELLGKKANTDYTMPIKFRLTDVKK, from the coding sequence ATGCAAAACCTTACGGCAACCCTACGGATTAGGCGACTTGAGCTCGCAGCCTCGGCATACGGCCTGCTGTTTTCGCTCACCCGCAACCGCCGCTTCTTCGACCGAAAAATCAAAACCGGCATCCTGCTGCTCTCGCTGCTGGGCCTGGCCGCAAGCGCCGAGGGGCAGGCAACGGGCCATCCCACGAAAAAGGCAAAGAGAAGCAAGGCGGCTACCGCCAAAAAGGATACCGCATCGAGCGACGAAGCCGTGTTCTGCTACGCCGTAGAGATGATGCCCGCGTACAAGGGTGGCACCGACTCGCTGTTCGCCTTCCTAGCGCGCAACACCCGATACCCCCAATCGGGCATTGAGAATAAAAAGGAGGGAACGGTTTACGTCCAGTTCACCATAGACTCCCTAGGCCGCGTTGTTAACCCACGAATACTTAAAGGGATTGATCCGGACTTCGATGCAGAGGCGCTCCGCGTGGTTCGCCTTATGCCGCCATGGATACCAGGAGAACTACTTGGGAAGAAAGCAAACACTGACTATACCATGCCGATAAAGTTCAGGCTAACCGATGTAAAAAAGTAA
- a CDS encoding radical SAM protein — translation MKLSLNTITFESYSACNLRCVYCYNTWKRPEGDAPFRYSHRQAVKTLKEIYRQADITQLSITGGEPLLNEYVAELILTAKLKGSKVSIISNGNGVKDGDYTLYRDLDVDLFLMPLHAASSSIHDSMTQVEGSWQRSLSSITSCAEMGFYVVPVVVLTRLNAPQIEETLRFISNLGLKRIMVNRYNIGGAGINHQSLSLGHDELRQAFGKINRISEELTLNVSSNVCTPFCVLNPADYPSIAFGACSPDPFRRPLTVDVMGNLRTCNHSPIVAGNIFKDRIEDIVNTPYMKSWNDTTPTFCEQCAMYAQCRGGCRAASEQLGLTLRHVDPLVTMQESL, via the coding sequence ATGAAGCTTTCGCTCAACACCATCACCTTCGAGTCGTACTCGGCCTGCAACCTGCGCTGCGTCTACTGCTACAACACGTGGAAGCGCCCCGAGGGGGATGCCCCCTTCCGCTACTCGCACCGCCAGGCGGTAAAAACGCTTAAGGAGATCTACCGCCAGGCCGACATCACCCAGCTGTCGATAACGGGCGGCGAGCCGCTGCTCAACGAGTACGTGGCGGAGCTCATCCTTACGGCCAAGCTAAAAGGGTCGAAGGTGTCCATCATCAGCAACGGCAACGGGGTAAAGGATGGCGACTACACGCTATACAGGGATCTGGACGTAGACCTGTTTCTGATGCCGCTTCACGCAGCCTCCTCCAGCATTCACGACTCGATGACACAGGTTGAAGGCTCGTGGCAACGCAGCCTCAGCTCTATCACCTCCTGCGCGGAGATGGGCTTCTACGTTGTGCCCGTGGTGGTGCTAACCCGGCTTAATGCACCTCAGATAGAAGAAACACTGCGCTTCATCAGCAACTTGGGGCTAAAACGGATTATGGTGAACCGCTACAACATCGGAGGAGCAGGCATCAACCACCAATCGCTGAGCCTCGGCCACGATGAGCTCCGCCAAGCATTCGGGAAGATAAACCGCATCTCGGAGGAGCTAACCCTGAACGTATCCTCCAACGTTTGCACGCCGTTTTGCGTGCTCAACCCCGCCGACTACCCCAGCATTGCCTTTGGCGCCTGCAGCCCCGATCCGTTCAGGCGCCCCCTAACGGTCGACGTTATGGGCAACCTGCGCACCTGCAACCACTCCCCAATTGTTGCCGGAAATATCTTTAAGGATCGCATTGAGGATATCGTAAATACGCCCTACATGAAATCGTGGAACGACACAACACCAACCTTCTGCGAGCAATGCGCAATGTACGCCCAATGCCGCGGAGGATGCAGGGCAGCCTCCGAGCAGCTTGGCTTAACCCTTCGGCATGTTGATCCCTTAGTTACAATGCAAGAGTCGCTATAA
- a CDS encoding DUF5672 family protein, which translates to MSNKVRVVVPIYKSSLSDTEKISIDRCFKILSARNITMVKPRGLDTDLLEKEYPFYSIEEFDTDYFASIKGYNRLLLSTEFYSRFQGDEYMLIVQPDVYIFYDDLDYWLNEGYDYVGAPWISNSLLSHYIHYVKMKFSRCLYGEKNRVYRFETRNRVGNGGFSLRKISRHLELAVTLKDQITHYLNNQTSHIFNEDVFWSIEPSKNGLEHKTPTAQEALRFAFDINPKRLYKLTGEKLPMAAHGWNKARSIKFWQPIIDSNNINRY; encoded by the coding sequence ATGTCAAATAAGGTGCGTGTTGTTGTCCCCATTTATAAGTCTTCATTAAGTGATACTGAGAAGATTTCCATTGACAGATGTTTCAAAATTCTTAGTGCTCGTAATATTACAATGGTTAAGCCACGAGGGCTAGATACGGATTTACTCGAAAAGGAATATCCCTTTTACAGCATAGAGGAGTTTGATACCGACTATTTTGCATCTATAAAGGGCTATAATAGGCTACTTCTTTCTACAGAATTCTATTCCAGATTTCAGGGGGATGAATACATGCTCATTGTTCAGCCTGACGTGTATATCTTTTATGATGATTTGGATTATTGGCTCAATGAAGGCTACGATTACGTTGGTGCCCCTTGGATTTCAAATAGCTTGCTCAGCCATTACATTCATTATGTAAAGATGAAATTTTCGCGTTGCCTTTATGGTGAAAAAAATAGAGTTTATCGCTTTGAAACACGCAATCGAGTAGGGAATGGCGGTTTCTCCCTACGAAAGATCAGCCGTCACCTAGAACTAGCGGTAACTTTAAAGGATCAGATAACGCACTATCTGAATAATCAGACATCCCACATTTTTAATGAGGATGTATTTTGGAGTATAGAACCAAGCAAGAATGGGCTTGAGCATAAAACGCCAACCGCACAAGAAGCACTCCGATTTGCTTTCGACATTAATCCTAAAAGGCTTTATAAGCTAACCGGTGAAAAACTACCAATGGCTGCTCATGGCTGGAATAAGGCACGGTCAATTAAGTTTTGGCAGCCAATTATTGATTCCAATAATATTAATAGATACTAG
- a CDS encoding energy transducer TonB — MKRITLSARIKGLQLRSNWYGLLFALTRNRRFFDRKIKAGVLILSLLNLVAGCGNQTNEKPASSQKEQSSKRLTKADTPKSMVSKGIPVKFAPPQITCYDVEVKQNLVQPDTTDLTVGCYAPIIEEGPSVYSTVEDMPEFPGGVDAMMQYIKERAIYPDSLEDDNIVGTVFVRMVINSRGKIEQPTIIKGITPEVDSAALRIVRQMPRWEPGWKEGVPVNVYYTIPVKFNHKVNE; from the coding sequence ATGAAGAGAATCACCCTCTCCGCCCGCATAAAGGGGCTGCAGCTGCGCTCTAACTGGTACGGTCTACTCTTTGCCCTCACCCGCAACCGCCGCTTCTTCGACCGAAAGATTAAGGCGGGGGTGCTGATACTCTCGCTGCTAAACCTGGTGGCTGGTTGTGGCAACCAAACCAACGAAAAGCCTGCCTCATCGCAAAAAGAGCAGTCATCAAAGAGGCTCACAAAAGCAGATACACCCAAAAGCATGGTAAGCAAGGGCATCCCCGTCAAATTCGCACCACCCCAGATAACCTGCTACGATGTTGAGGTAAAGCAAAACCTAGTACAACCAGACACCACTGATTTGACAGTTGGTTGCTATGCTCCGATTATTGAAGAAGGGCCATCTGTTTATTCTACGGTTGAAGATATGCCCGAATTCCCCGGAGGAGTAGATGCCATGATGCAGTACATCAAGGAGAGGGCAATCTACCCAGACTCTCTCGAAGATGATAACATAGTGGGAACCGTATTCGTAAGGATGGTTATCAATAGCAGAGGAAAAATCGAACAGCCAACCATAATCAAGGGCATCACTCCCGAAGTCGACTCGGCAGCCCTCCGAATTGTACGTCAAATGCCCCGCTGGGAACCCGGCTGGAAAGAAGGAGTACCCGTTAACGTGTACTATACCATCCCCGTTAAGTTCAACCATAAAGTAAACGAATAA
- a CDS encoding energy transducer TonB has translation MKKITLSARIKGLQLRSRWYGLLFALTRNRRFFDRKIKAGVLMLSLLNMMASCGTPPTGKTDTSRNSAKKGTTSTQPTSKTVVDNDPSHYARQAKIGSAAKERIFDESEVSCYMVVEKMPSFPGGQEAMINFLNQNTQYPSAAIEKKMEGTVFVQFIVDSTGKIEEPKVIRSVSPELDNEALRVVRLFPHWNPGIMMGEKLRVGYTMPFKFVLEEATQAKKDTTQTNQR, from the coding sequence ATGAAAAAGATCACCCTCTCCGCCCGCATAAAGGGGCTGCAGCTGCGCTCGCGCTGGTACGGCCTGCTCTTTGCCCTCACCCGCAACCGCCGCTTCTTCGACCGAAAGATTAAGGCGGGGGTGCTGATGCTATCGCTGCTGAACATGATGGCGAGTTGCGGCACGCCACCAACCGGCAAAACGGATACATCGAGAAACTCCGCTAAAAAAGGCACAACCTCAACTCAGCCTACAAGCAAAACGGTGGTAGATAATGATCCTTCACACTACGCTAGGCAAGCAAAAATCGGTAGTGCAGCAAAAGAAAGAATCTTTGATGAATCAGAGGTATCATGCTATATGGTGGTAGAAAAAATGCCATCCTTCCCAGGAGGACAAGAAGCCATGATCAATTTTCTAAACCAGAACACCCAATACCCATCAGCAGCAATAGAGAAAAAGATGGAAGGCACGGTATTCGTACAGTTTATTGTTGACTCTACCGGAAAGATAGAGGAGCCCAAGGTTATTCGCAGCGTCTCACCGGAGCTGGATAACGAGGCTCTAAGAGTTGTACGGCTATTTCCCCACTGGAATCCAGGAATTATGATGGGTGAGAAATTAAGGGTTGGGTATACCATGCCGTTTAAGTTCGTCTTAGAAGAGGCGACCCAGGCAAAAAAAGATACCACCCAAACAAACCAACGGTAA
- a CDS encoding CAP domain-containing protein, with protein sequence MGRILALTIFLLSGITSGQPSWPDSLNTAKNADYLSAQERAVIFEMNKARSNPKRYALEVILPMKKRFTVSGNSRMYYNADSMRILTQEGTAAIDECVKEMMGIAPMGLLAPSKGMSLAARDHVKDQGKTGSVGHTGTDGSSPWDRMGRYGQWLTTCGENIDYGNRDAQAIVVSLLVDDGVPSRGHRRSILNRTLKVVGVAIGSHPKYGTMCTLDFAGGYEEKK encoded by the coding sequence ATGGGACGAATTCTTGCACTTACCATCTTTTTATTGTCTGGAATTACTTCTGGACAGCCATCGTGGCCCGATAGCTTAAATACGGCAAAGAATGCCGATTACCTAAGCGCTCAGGAAAGGGCCGTTATTTTTGAGATGAATAAGGCGCGTAGCAACCCCAAGCGCTATGCCCTAGAGGTTATTCTACCAATGAAGAAGCGCTTTACCGTCTCGGGAAACTCGCGCATGTACTACAACGCCGATAGCATGCGGATTCTGACTCAGGAGGGCACAGCCGCCATCGACGAGTGCGTGAAGGAGATGATGGGCATTGCTCCGATGGGGCTCTTAGCTCCCTCGAAGGGGATGAGCCTTGCTGCACGCGATCACGTCAAGGATCAGGGAAAAACAGGGAGCGTTGGGCATACAGGAACCGATGGCTCGTCGCCATGGGATCGGATGGGGCGCTACGGCCAATGGCTGACGACCTGTGGCGAGAATATCGACTACGGAAATAGGGATGCCCAAGCCATCGTGGTTAGCCTTTTGGTAGACGATGGCGTACCTTCGCGGGGGCATCGGCGAAGCATACTGAATAGAACACTTAAGGTGGTTGGTGTTGCCATTGGCTCTCACCCAAAGTATGGAACCATGTGCACCTTAGACTTTGCAGGAGGGTATGAGGAGAAGAAGTAA
- a CDS encoding CAP domain-containing protein, with translation MRKKSVLVMLMLALLAGFIGCTTDDEQVPAPSKATTTATTNTTTPNTNTGSTTTTTTSGGGSSTTGAGTSGTGTGSSTGSTAGTSTVNKAALLQLVNDARAKGCNCGSTYMQPVPPVTWNDKLEQAALIHSQDMTKNNYFDHTGSDGSTPATRITGVGYNWSAIGENIAMGYPSEQAVVSAWLTSEGHCKNIMNGLFTEMGVALDGKYWSQEFAKPMK, from the coding sequence ATGAGGAAGAAAAGCGTACTAGTAATGCTGATGCTAGCCCTGCTGGCGGGTTTCATTGGCTGTACAACAGACGACGAGCAGGTTCCTGCTCCGAGCAAGGCAACGACTACCGCCACCACCAATACAACGACGCCGAATACCAACACGGGAAGTACCACCACGACTACCACAAGCGGTGGTGGGTCTAGTACCACTGGGGCGGGCACTAGCGGGACAGGTACGGGGAGCTCCACCGGATCAACCGCTGGAACATCAACAGTGAATAAGGCTGCTTTGCTGCAGCTGGTAAATGATGCACGCGCTAAGGGGTGCAATTGCGGATCGACCTACATGCAGCCCGTGCCCCCCGTTACCTGGAACGATAAGTTGGAACAGGCTGCGCTTATCCATAGCCAAGATATGACTAAGAACAATTACTTCGATCATACCGGCAGCGATGGCTCTACTCCAGCCACACGAATTACGGGTGTAGGCTATAACTGGTCGGCTATTGGCGAAAACATCGCCATGGGCTATCCCTCCGAGCAGGCGGTAGTAAGCGCTTGGCTGACCAGCGAGGGTCACTGCAAAAACATCATGAACGGATTGTTTACCGAGATGGGGGTGGCGCTTGACGGCAAGTACTGGTCGCAGGAGTTTGCAAAGCCCATGAAGTAG
- a CDS encoding DUF6261 family protein yields MSKLTMNRFANDDISSVCRISIEEAGKCAIPEAQTHESFAHLNVCYGEFKGSLLRDKASENTTKARAADKRRDDAAVGLFVSLDGMLYSPTAAKRAKAEVLSGRLAKFRGIQELPDTKESSQVISLIALLGEPENAQLVKELALDEYVVELKAAAAEFDALWSNRETDVAAFRNSLAATTLRRKVEVSVNRYYEYVLFNAEFSGKPEWRQLQQEIYSRYLTIRQKYSAAKKDEKKDEKKDTK; encoded by the coding sequence ATGAGTAAGCTTACCATGAATCGTTTTGCAAATGACGACATCAGCAGTGTCTGTAGAATTAGTATTGAAGAGGCCGGTAAATGTGCTATCCCCGAGGCCCAAACCCACGAGTCGTTTGCGCACCTGAACGTGTGCTACGGCGAGTTTAAGGGTAGCCTCCTGCGCGATAAGGCGAGCGAGAATACGACCAAGGCTCGCGCCGCCGACAAGCGCCGCGACGATGCGGCGGTAGGGCTATTTGTTAGCCTCGATGGGATGCTCTACTCGCCCACAGCCGCCAAGCGGGCCAAGGCCGAGGTGCTCAGCGGCCGGCTGGCCAAGTTTAGGGGGATTCAGGAGCTGCCCGACACCAAGGAGTCCTCTCAGGTGATCTCGCTGATCGCCCTGCTCGGCGAGCCCGAGAATGCGCAGCTGGTAAAGGAGCTGGCCCTCGACGAGTACGTGGTGGAGCTCAAGGCTGCCGCGGCCGAGTTCGACGCCCTCTGGAGCAACCGCGAGACCGACGTTGCCGCCTTCCGCAACAGCCTTGCCGCTACCACGCTCCGGCGTAAGGTGGAGGTCTCGGTGAACCGCTACTACGAGTACGTGCTCTTCAACGCCGAGTTCAGCGGCAAGCCCGAGTGGCGCCAGCTGCAGCAGGAGATCTACAGCCGCTACCTCACCATCCGCCAGAAGTACAGCGCGGCCAAGAAGGACGAGAAGAAGGACGAGAAGAAGGATACCAAGTAA
- a CDS encoding glycosyltransferase family 2 protein has product MSRISVVINTFNAASILEQCIKSVLNFDEIVICDMYSDDNTLEIAQRYGCKIVMHERTGYVEPARNFAIAAASNPWVLVLDADELVTDNLRNYLYNIITKKDCPTGLLVSRANFFMGKFMRASYPDYQLRFFEKSKADWPSHIHSRPKIDGQVSQIPSKRKDLSLIHLQDSSITSILEKTNIYSDKEIQKSIEKGKNYSILSCLFHCFHRFFKVYFIKGGFLDGRAGFVNAALIAHYKFASISKIWEYKMQGQNDCEKFLSQK; this is encoded by the coding sequence ATGAGTAGAATTTCTGTAGTGATAAATACATTTAATGCAGCCTCTATTTTGGAACAATGCATTAAATCTGTTTTGAATTTCGATGAGATTGTAATATGTGATATGTATAGTGATGATAATACTCTCGAAATTGCCCAACGTTATGGTTGTAAAATTGTAATGCACGAACGTACTGGTTATGTAGAGCCTGCTCGCAATTTTGCTATTGCTGCAGCCTCAAATCCGTGGGTTCTAGTTCTTGATGCTGATGAGTTGGTTACAGATAATCTTCGTAATTACTTGTACAACATTATTACTAAAAAGGATTGTCCAACAGGGTTGCTGGTAAGTAGAGCAAACTTCTTTATGGGGAAATTTATGCGGGCATCCTATCCTGATTATCAGCTGCGTTTTTTTGAAAAAAGTAAAGCGGACTGGCCTTCGCATATCCACTCTCGTCCTAAAATAGATGGACAAGTAAGTCAGATCCCATCTAAAAGGAAGGATTTATCGCTTATACACCTTCAGGACTCTTCTATAACAAGCATACTTGAAAAAACCAATATTTATTCAGATAAAGAGATTCAAAAAAGTATAGAAAAAGGAAAAAACTATAGCATCCTTAGCTGCTTATTTCATTGTTTTCATCGATTTTTTAAGGTTTACTTTATAAAAGGCGGTTTTTTAGATGGTAGAGCGGGCTTTGTTAATGCCGCTTTGATTGCGCATTATAAGTTTGCCTCTATTTCTAAAATTTGGGAGTATAAAATGCAAGGGCAAAATGATTGCGAAAAATTTCTATCTCAAAAATAA
- the gpmI gene encoding 2,3-bisphosphoglycerate-independent phosphoglycerate mutase, with amino-acid sequence MGKKVLLMILDGWGHGKHDKADAIFNAHPEFINSLEAKYPNAELRTSGEDVGLPEGQMGNSEVGHLNIGAGRVVYQDLVKINIACRDNSILKNPEIVRAYSYAKENGKQVHLMGLVSNGGVHSSMDHLFKLIEISKEYGIDKTFVHAFMDGRDTDPKSGKGFIEALEAHIAKNTGALATMIGRYYAMDRDKRWERVKESYNLMVHGTGTPTTNMAEAVQQSYDAGVTDEFIKPVVKVDAAGKPVGSIQEGDVVIFFNFRNDRAKELTIVLTQQDMPEAGMKTLPLQYFTMTPYDAKFQGLHIIFDKDNVTNTLGEVVSKAGKKQIRIAETEKYAHVTFFFSGGREAEYEGESRILIPSPKVATYDLQPEMSAYGVKDAIVAELKKGEVDFVALNYANGDMVGHTGDTSAITKAIKAVDQCVKETVEAATANGYTVLITADHGNADNAVNEDGSPNTAHSLNPVPFIVVDKDIKSVKNGKLADIAPTILKLMGIPAPAEMTGTPLV; translated from the coding sequence ATGGGAAAGAAAGTTCTCCTGATGATCCTCGATGGCTGGGGTCATGGAAAGCACGACAAGGCAGACGCCATCTTCAACGCCCACCCCGAATTCATTAATAGCCTAGAGGCTAAGTACCCCAACGCCGAGCTGCGCACCAGCGGCGAAGACGTGGGATTGCCTGAAGGCCAGATGGGCAACTCGGAAGTAGGCCACCTCAACATTGGTGCAGGACGCGTGGTGTACCAGGACTTGGTAAAGATCAACATCGCCTGCCGCGACAACAGCATCCTTAAGAACCCCGAAATCGTTAGGGCCTACAGCTACGCCAAGGAAAACGGCAAGCAGGTTCACCTTATGGGCTTGGTTTCGAACGGTGGCGTTCACAGCTCGATGGACCACCTCTTCAAGCTAATCGAAATATCTAAAGAATACGGCATCGACAAGACCTTCGTTCACGCCTTTATGGACGGTAGAGACACCGACCCCAAGAGCGGAAAGGGCTTTATCGAGGCGCTAGAGGCTCACATCGCCAAGAACACCGGGGCGCTGGCTACCATGATTGGCCGCTACTACGCCATGGACCGCGACAAGCGCTGGGAGCGCGTTAAGGAGTCGTACAACCTGATGGTACACGGCACCGGAACGCCAACCACCAACATGGCAGAGGCCGTTCAGCAGTCGTACGACGCTGGCGTTACCGACGAGTTCATCAAGCCGGTTGTTAAGGTTGATGCTGCCGGAAAGCCCGTTGGCTCCATCCAGGAGGGCGACGTGGTTATCTTCTTCAACTTCCGTAACGACCGCGCCAAGGAGCTTACCATCGTGCTTACCCAGCAGGATATGCCCGAAGCCGGCATGAAGACCCTTCCGCTGCAGTACTTCACCATGACCCCATACGACGCCAAGTTCCAAGGGCTACACATCATTTTCGACAAGGACAACGTGACCAACACCCTTGGCGAGGTGGTGTCGAAGGCGGGCAAGAAGCAGATCCGCATTGCCGAAACCGAGAAGTACGCGCACGTGACCTTCTTCTTCAGCGGTGGCCGCGAGGCCGAGTACGAGGGCGAAAGCCGCATCCTTATCCCATCGCCAAAGGTGGCCACCTACGACCTGCAGCCCGAGATGAGCGCCTACGGCGTGAAGGATGCCATCGTGGCCGAGCTTAAGAAGGGCGAGGTTGACTTTGTTGCCCTTAACTACGCCAACGGCGATATGGTGGGCCACACCGGCGACACCTCGGCCATCACCAAGGCCATTAAGGCTGTTGACCAGTGCGTGAAGGAAACCGTGGAGGCTGCTACGGCCAACGGCTACACCGTACTCATCACCGCCGACCACGGTAACGCCGACAACGCCGTTAACGAGGATGGCTCGCCAAATACCGCGCACTCGCTGAACCCTGTTCCATTTATCGTGGTGGATAAGGACATCAAGAGCGTGAAGAACGGCAAGCTGGCCGACATCGCCCCCACCATCCTTAAGCTGATGGGCATCCCTGCGCCTGCCGAAATGACCGGTACTCCGCTCGTGTAG
- a CDS encoding ATP-binding cassette domain-containing protein — MIQIENLSVSYGDEQVISNLSFTARKGDKVALSGPSGSGKSSILNLLMGFVYPYSGRVAVNGIKLNEQNIDAIRQQISWLPQELSLKIDTVEELFFYPYTFRANKHLRPSSEDVKRIFGDLLLDTSLLEKSLSEISGGQKQRVALASVLLLKKDILLLDEPTSALDGESRAAIINLVKRLEGVTVIASSHDEEWLAAMDTVINLKS; from the coding sequence ATGATCCAAATCGAAAACCTCTCGGTTAGTTACGGCGATGAGCAGGTAATATCAAACCTTTCGTTCACCGCTCGGAAGGGCGATAAGGTTGCCCTGTCGGGACCTTCGGGTAGCGGCAAGTCGAGCATCCTTAACCTGCTTATGGGGTTTGTGTATCCCTATTCGGGTAGGGTTGCGGTAAATGGGATCAAACTCAACGAGCAGAATATCGACGCCATACGCCAGCAGATCTCGTGGCTTCCACAGGAGCTGTCGCTTAAAATAGATACGGTGGAGGAGCTGTTCTTCTATCCCTATACCTTTCGTGCCAATAAGCATTTAAGGCCATCATCTGAAGATGTAAAAAGAATATTCGGCGATCTGCTGCTTGATACCTCGCTGCTCGAAAAGTCGCTGAGCGAGATCTCGGGAGGGCAGAAGCAGCGGGTTGCTCTAGCCTCCGTGCTTTTGCTTAAAAAGGATATCCTGCTGCTCGACGAGCCCACCTCGGCGCTCGATGGCGAGTCGCGCGCGGCCATCATCAACCTTGTAAAAAGGCTCGAAGGGGTAACGGTTATTGCCTCGTCGCACGACGAGGAGTGGCTGGCCGCAATGGATACGGTTATCAACCTAAAATCGTAG